In Miscanthus floridulus cultivar M001 chromosome 19, ASM1932011v1, whole genome shotgun sequence, the DNA window CCGAACTGATTGAGCAGCAACTATCAAATTCCAATGGGCTACATGGCAGCACCATAACTCTCCGGTGGAGTCACTGCGCGCCGTGCAATACTggtccaatggctagttttggaTGTTGGGACTACTATATACACCCCTTGGTCAACTCATTTTATATTGCTAGAGTGTGCTAAAGTTGTGAGAGAGATGAGGATCATCATTTAGTGCTCTAGCCACCAAAAGTGATTGAGGAAATGTTACGTGATCAGTGCAATACTTTATTAAGTGCTTAGGCTAGATGAGGATCTGTATCTCATTCTGAGATACGCGAAAAAATGTGATAGAATACACCACTGATATGTGTTTGTATCTGATCCGGTTCATCCCTCTGCCTGTAACACCCTGAATTTTGACTTAATTTGaaaaccactaaaaatttgaactttttaaaattttgcaTAGGAACCCATACATATAATTAATTAACCTAGGAATTAATATAAATAGATCAACATAGGAATAAAACTATAGGTGTAGAATTGCGTGCTTGAGTGTTTGCTTGCTTGTTGAACATATGGTGGTACACCTTGCATGCATTcatattcaaattcaaattcaaaatgcATTCAAACATAGTATAGGAAAtttgggaaaaagaaaaaggaaaggaaatagAGAAATGAGCATCCCCTCCCCTCGGCccacagcagtagcagcagcccaCCTCCACCCTTTTCtcttctcctctccctctccctcccgcgGCGGGCCAGCCCATGCATCGCCGCGCCCCAGCCCAAACCAGCGCCCGCCCCCTCTtccctctccctcactctctctagCAGGTGGGACCTGGCTGTCAGACTTGTCTTCTACCCTGGGCCAACGACGCAAATACCATGTTGCCGCCCAAGCGGCCTGGCCCTACCACCACCGCCTCACCCCGGCGAAGTAAAGCCCTCCGAGATGCTCGCGAGATCTTTCCCGGCCCGACTCCACCGCTCTGCCTCtcccctcttctctctctctccctcactgctCCTCCCTCGACATGCGGCGGCGAACCCACCCTGCCATACCGCCATAGACGAGCCTGGGCTCTCTCGGTCACACGCGTGGGCAAGCCCGCACTTTGGCGAACCGACCTAAAGGCATTAGGCACGTGTGCTCGCCCCGAGTGAGCTCGGCGGGCGAGAAATATCTCGCCACTGGAACCGACATGGGCGGCCTATAAATTGGCCTAGCCATTGccgctccggcctcaccctctcCTCCACCAGCTCTGCCACGAGCGGGAACACCCCATCTTCCCCtcctcttcccctttccccttctcctccttACTCTGCTTTGACTTCCCCCAAATTGGGAGTCACCCGCGCCATTGAAGCCGCCTCCCTCTTCCTCCTTCTCTGCTGCGCCATTGGCCAAATGGGCAAGCAAGTGAGTCCCCAACCTCCTCCACTTCCTTTTTTGCTGTAGCTAGTCGATAGTCTATGCCTCTGTGTGGCGTTGCCGCTGAGCCGCCATGGCGGATGACCTCCGCCGACCAGGGTTCGGCCGGGCACTACACCATCACCACTACACTCCCCGCTCACTTGCACACACGTACACGTAGTTAGTTGTTTAGGTTAGGGCCTCTAGGGTCAAGTCCATCGCACGACGCCGCCTCAACTTCTCTGGTGAGCCACCACCACCGCTATGGGCACCCACTGCCGTCGGAGACGACGTCACCAGATGTGACGTGACCCCACGAGCACCGTCCACCAGTCTTCCTTCACCTCTAAGGGCTACCACCGTCGGTGTAACCCACTCCGGCGAGCTTAGCGCCTCCTCCCATGTTTTCATCATCGGCACGCCCACCGTCCATCGCCGTTCTCCTCTTCCCCCTCCTTTCCCTCGCTGTCATGTGGGGCCAGATGGAAACGGCGTTGCTGTCGCCACTCCATCCCTGTTCGTCAGCTCCCTCTCCCTTTCTTTCTCTATCGCATGGGCCCGAGGCCATAATGCCAACGACACCATCATCTCCTGACATGGTAGGCTGGCCCACCTATCACACACACATGCCACACACACAACGCTGGGTACACTTAGGAAAACACTAGGTACACCCAGTTAGTGTACACAAAATGCTATAAACctactttcctagcttagaaaaattcctagaaattTGTAAATAAACATGAAGCATTACGAAATTTAATCATATAGTTTACACCCATTTTCATGCACCAGAAAATACTTGTAAAATTCTATCAAATTAATTAGCTAtagaataaacttctaaaatGCATAACTTTTTGCATCCTAGCTCTTTTATATGTGAAACCACCTCTAAAATCTAGCTCTATGCATTCACCCTAGTGccaccatattgttctatgtTTGTTTTCCCTTTTCATTTTGTGTTTTGTGGTAATCTTATATGATAGCTACGCCAACAGACAACGGTGACTACCGGGAAAGCAAAGACCCCAATTATGAGAACTCGCCAGAAGAAGCCAACaacgaaggcaagtcctagctcccctctCCTCTACCATCTTGCTTTAATCATCACTAAATGTATAACTTACTTAATTGTTATCCTAGAATATGAGCTCGGTTATTATGAAATGATTATTATTGaattaagataaatggttatcttgttgTTTTATGAGCTCCATGACATAGATGAACTTAGGGATAATGATTAATGAAACTTAAAATGGATAAACTTGAAAGTAAACACCGATAGGGGGCGAGCGGGGATAACTTATGTGGGATAAGTTATCTTGGCGAGACTGCCAACATATGATTCCTGGGGAGATGCTCGCTTCgatcacataaggaccggtttgTAGTGTCTCTCGCCTAGTGCAATGTTacgtacaaccacatgtctattTGTCGATGTTTGATGACCGGTAACCCATCATGGGGGTACCCAGGACGATGTTCGGAGGGCTTCGGCGTACGCAGAACTCGACGATAAATGCAAAGAGATgaacaatttatactggttcagaccctcttatcgagtaatagcctttatgtCTAGTCGACATatagccttttgcgttggattgactGTATGATTATTATGGTTACTAGGGGGTGCaccgtacctctctttatataggggagagggtaaGGGCACGTATCTAGTCCTAGTTGGTCACAAGAGAAGAGCCCTAGTCCTATTACagaatctagctttcatagtaagCCGACTAAGTCGATCTAGAATCATGAACTCCATGCCACCTTGTCTCACGTCCTTCAACAGATTGTGGGCCATCCTAGGGCCCATCCATGTAGTACCCCcatggggaacccctaggaccctggtTCGTCAAGCCCTCGAGCATGTCATGGTTGAActcggaagccttcttgttcctccTGATCTTGCTAGGTACAAACAAACATAGTCCGAGTGCTTTCATGAGTGAAGCCATGAGGTGCTCTGTAAAGCCTCAGGGTGACGTGCACTTTTCAAAAatgtgcactcactgagtgtggcccccgagcctcttgctgtttgcaaaaacaaagagttagagggtCTAAAAGAAAAAACATCCATAGAGGATTTGTACCctgcagccctcgagcctatgtCCGAGTACTTATACTTGAGATAAGGATCTGAAAAAGATTATACTCGAGGATGAGAGTGTTAGCAAAAATTGTTGCCCTGTCTACTTATACAGAAGCAGGTAAGACATGTCAAAGTCGCATGCAAAGCTTTAGTACAGTTGGTCCAAAGATACTCaggatatttgaaggaatatgccaTCAAAGGTGCTACCGAGTGTACTATGACTTCATATGTGCTGGGAAAAGGCCGTTTGTACACTAAAAAGCTATAATGGGACACACTATACCCTTGTAGTGTAGCATGTGAACCTGTGTAGGAGTCAGTAGCTTATCCATGTATACCGCGTGAACCTGGTCCATAGACAACATCGAGGCGCCTATAAAAACCCTCCATGTCAGAGTTTGAAGCTTGCAAATATGGTGGTGAGCGAAGTAGACCAGCCCCCGGGAGTACTCGGTTGGTACAACCAAGAGCTGTAgtgactagaagaattcttgtgagacAGTTTATAGGTAGGCTAAACCCGTAGTTGTGCATAGTAGAGGAGTCTAGAACTGcaactagaagaagtcttgtgacggCTGGTAGGGTGGCACATCCAGTGGTCCCATGTCAGTTCTTCTAGGGTGCCTATCGATGTTTGTCCATGAAGGGTCGTACCCAGACCCAAATGTGTACAGATGGCGTTGGCTGGGTGGCAAGATGTGCGAATGATCTTGCATACTAGCCTATAGGCTTCCTCTTGTAGTTGCTATGCTCCCAAGGGTAGTCGGCCAACAAATGTTCATAGTCGTATAGTCTACCCAAGGTTCTAGGCTAGGACACACTGCACTTCTATTATCTACCCAGATGCATGACTCTTCTCCTCTTGCATCCAGCTGCATCGGGTATGAAAGTACCTACTGAGAAGCACTTAGAGTATGAGTACTCTGTTTTATCCAAGTAGGTGTTATCTTTGTTATTGACTGAAAAAATATTGTATCCAATACTTGTAGCTCTCTAAATAAATAGTCACTCATTATTTTGAGTGGTCTTGAATCTTGTAAAGTGTGCAACTTTGTATCCATAAAAATGTTGTTGAATAAAAAATCTTCATCCGGGTATTGCGCTGTTTAATACATACTGTCAAGCGATTGTCCGAGTACTGGATCAATCATCCGGGTACTTCACGATGTGGCCATGTAGATAACGGTCGTGGCATGGTCAGTACCCAAAATGAAAAATCCAAAAGATAAGTTTGAACAGATTGTGACATGTTGGAAATCCTGAAAAGGAGTGTAGCCGTCGTATCAACCGCGTAGTCGCATTAAAATGGAAGGGAAACCGAAACGCCATGCCCGTTGTCGTGATTATCGGGCCACATCATGGTAAAAACCCTATAAAAAGGAACTGTTCTTGTGCATCATCTACCCCTGCTCCATTTGCATTCTGCCTAAGCCCCTAAGCCACTATGAGCGCTGCAAATCTTGAATCTTGAAACCTTATATCTATAAAAATGCTCTGCTTTATGGGTAAGGGCAAGAACCCGAGCGCTTCCACCAAGAAAGTCATCGAGAAGAGGGCGTTGGAGGTGTCAAAGATGGCCACCGCCGCCTAGATCTGGCAGTGCCGATAACAAAGCCGAAGCATCTCTTGAAGCTCCATGAACAGGGCTATCTGACGAAGTAGAGACTTGGGGAATGGAAGGCACCTGGGGAGTACCGTATTTCCAATCTGGAGCCGGGTGAGATTGTTCTCTATGTGCCGATCATCCAGCATGGGTTAGGGTTGCCTACTTGTCCCTTTTTGCACGAGTTTTTGCATTATTATGGCATTATCCTGAATCATCTGAACCCTAACTCCATCCTGCATCTTTCAATttttgttcatctctgtgaaactttccttggcacCCCCCTATCTATCACTTTGTTTTGCTACTTTTTCAAATTGAAACCACACCCAGATGCCACAAGTCCAAGTGTTTTGGGGGTGCTGATATTCAATTTCACATGGGGGAGGAAGAACGAGTATGTCCACTATACCCTAGTGGATTCTATACAGAACTGGAGGGCCGAGTGGTTTTATGCGAGGAACATGTGGCCCCCTAGAGGTGCATAGCAACACCGCACCAGTGCCCAACAACAGTTGGGATAAGGAGACGCTAAGTGCGACAGAACTTGAGGGTATTCGTTCTTTCCTCAAGTAAATCTGAGCCATGAAGGACCAAGGCTTTACTGGAGTCAGAGTGGTTGCCAGCTTCATTAGGCGTTGAGTACAACCTCTGTAGGAGAGGCACCACTATGGCTCAAGTTCATGGGCTTGAGGACCTTGCCTGGGTAACCACTGATGAATTGATAGAAGGTGAAGTTCTAGAGAGAATTCAGAACATGCTTGTGTCGGTATAGGTGATACCATACCAGTACCTAGAGCATGATCACCAGAATCTATCGACCGCTGTAAGTATATTGACATTGTGATCTGTACATTTCTTAAAACTATAAAAAAACTAACTTCTATGTGTTGATGCAGGAGTTGGGGTAGAATTTCAATGATTTGCCTATCTGTCCTCTGCGTCCTGATTCTAAAGGAGTTGGTAGAAGCAGGAGCGGCATCCTGGTGAAGTAGCCGAAGGGAGCATCGCCTCCGCCATCCCCATGGACCTAGGAAACTAGGGGCGAGTCTGAAGGGAGCCTAGACGTCGTCATAGTCTAGGCTTCTCCTAgcagtacatccgacgcttctctcggtagtgcaacgagcttccTAATGTCGCTGATGCCGACGtcattggagccttccagttagggaccacctacgagtccctagtccacaagttgggacataagggcccacagactaccaaggaactccttgacatcATGACCAGCCACACTTCTGATGAGGAGGCGGTTGGTGCAATTTTTTATTGCTCTAGAGGCAAGGCGAATTAGGACGAGGATGCTGATGAAGGCCCCTTCAACTGCTCCAATAAGAAGGAGAACCAGAAAGGGCATGGGAGCTCACTCGTGGCCACCGCCGAGCGAAAAGCTGGTCGAGCGACGTCCAAGGGCACCCCAGATCACTTTAACAAGCTGCTCGAGGGGCCagtgcccaaaccacgccttccctatCAAGCACATGTAGAAGGACTACTCCCTCATGAAGCACTTCTTCATCAGTGGCTCCAAGAAGTGGGAGCAGAAGAAGAAACCCGAGGTAGAAGCCAACGACACCGGAgagaaggatggtggctttccgTCATCGgacggctacctcatgatctttggtgggccagAGGCATATGGCTCCAAGCACCAATAGAAGCTCGCATGCCGAGAGGTCTATGAAGCTGAGCCCACCACGCCCACTATCCTCAAATGGTTAGGGTATCCCATAACTTTCGATCGATTCGACCTCCCGGATAGCTGTCACACACCCAGGCAGGTACCCACTCATGGTCGACCCTATCGTCagcacaaagtggctcaccaagctactgatggacgggggcagcggcctcaacattatgTACGCTGATACACTTGATGCCATGGGCGTCGACCGATCACGCATCCGGCCGACCaaggcacctttccatggcatcgtgctaggAAAGCAGGTCATGCCgatcgggcagatcgacctacctatCACCTTCGGGAATTCGTCcaactataggacagagaccctcaccttcgaggtagtcgggttcccaCTTGTCTACCATGGCATTTTGGGGCGGCCATGTTactgcgaagttcatggccatccccaactatacctacctcaagctcaagatgccgggctcAGTGCAAGGGTCACCACCATCGGCACTTCTTTCTAGAgggcctatgagtgtgaggtcaagAGCTGTGAGCTCGCTTCAGGCAACCCTCGCTTCTAAAGAGCTCAGCGGCCATCGGGAAGGGCATCGTCGAAGGAGCGCCCGACACAAAGTGGGTGGCAGGATCCTTTGAGCCTATAGAGAAtgtcaaggaggtcctcatcAACCCCGACAACTCCACCGACAAGATGGTGAGCATTGGCATAGCCCTCTCCCCCATGTAG includes these proteins:
- the LOC136526126 gene encoding uncharacterized protein, which codes for MVDPIVSTKWLTKLLMDGGSGLNIMYADTLDAMGVDRSRIRPTKAPFHGIVLGKQVMPIGQIDLPITFGNSSNYRTETLTFEVVGFPLVYHGILGRPCYCEVHGHPQLYLPQAQDAGLSARVTTIGTSF